A single Atopobiaceae bacterium DNA region contains:
- a CDS encoding alpha-glucosidase, with translation MSDSLKWWQRTIVYEVYPKSFLDTRGQGTGTIQGITSKLDHLASLGVGAAWLTPVYASPMVDNGYDVADYYAIDPSFGTMADMDELIARAGERGIRIVMDLVFNHTSDQNSWFVDSASSPTAEHADWYIWRDARPDGSAPTNWRSIFGGSAWEWCEARQQYYLHTFAPQQPDLNWANPRVRSALFDVANFWADKGVGGFRVDAVTYIRKPDEFRDGTPDADDGMVRIHDMTANTPGILDYLHEFKDAVCDGRDIFTVGEANGVVASDLPLWVGDDGVFDMVFEFSHMHVPMGSAEVWYEAPAWRLTELKAALAASQANTATTGWYPIFFENHDQPRSPSNFLPAGVDPALAAKVLATVLLTLRGTPFVYQGEELGYTNVAWPSIDDYDDVSSASQYASAIAAGLTADEALRCVHRFSRDNARTPLQWTDGSHAGFSTGTPWLPVHDDYATDNVEAQDAQKASVLSWYRRLVALRASHEELVSGDYVELMPASEQVLAFQRTAGARKAVVLANLSDEDAPYEASLVDGMGLLASTYGDSLAGTLRPLESVVFEA, from the coding sequence ATGTCCGATTCGCTGAAGTGGTGGCAGAGGACCATCGTGTACGAGGTCTACCCCAAGAGCTTCCTCGACACGAGGGGCCAGGGGACGGGCACCATACAGGGCATCACGTCCAAGCTCGACCACCTCGCCTCGCTCGGCGTCGGCGCCGCCTGGCTCACCCCCGTCTACGCCTCCCCTATGGTCGACAACGGCTATGACGTGGCCGACTACTATGCCATCGACCCAAGCTTCGGGACCATGGCCGACATGGACGAGCTCATCGCCCGTGCCGGCGAGCGCGGCATCCGCATCGTGATGGACCTCGTGTTCAACCACACATCCGACCAGAACTCGTGGTTCGTCGACTCCGCCTCGTCACCCACGGCCGAGCACGCCGACTGGTACATATGGCGCGACGCCAGACCCGACGGCAGCGCCCCCACCAACTGGCGCAGCATCTTCGGGGGTTCGGCATGGGAGTGGTGCGAGGCACGGCAGCAGTACTACCTGCACACCTTCGCCCCCCAGCAGCCCGACCTCAACTGGGCGAACCCCCGCGTCCGCTCCGCGCTCTTCGACGTGGCCAACTTCTGGGCCGACAAGGGCGTGGGCGGCTTCCGCGTGGACGCCGTGACCTACATCAGGAAGCCCGACGAGTTCCGCGACGGCACGCCCGACGCCGATGACGGCATGGTCCGCATCCATGACATGACCGCCAACACGCCCGGCATCCTCGACTACCTCCATGAGTTCAAGGACGCCGTCTGCGACGGGCGCGACATCTTCACCGTGGGCGAGGCCAACGGCGTCGTCGCGTCCGACCTGCCCCTCTGGGTGGGCGACGACGGCGTCTTCGACATGGTCTTCGAGTTCTCGCACATGCACGTCCCCATGGGTTCCGCCGAGGTCTGGTACGAGGCTCCCGCCTGGAGGCTCACGGAGCTCAAGGCAGCGCTTGCCGCATCCCAGGCCAACACCGCGACCACGGGCTGGTACCCCATCTTCTTCGAGAACCACGACCAGCCGAGGTCGCCCTCCAACTTCCTCCCAGCGGGCGTGGACCCTGCCCTGGCCGCGAAGGTGCTGGCGACGGTCCTGCTCACCCTGCGGGGCACGCCCTTCGTCTACCAGGGCGAGGAGCTCGGCTACACCAACGTGGCCTGGCCCTCGATCGACGACTACGACGACGTCTCGTCCGCGTCGCAGTACGCCTCCGCGATCGCGGCCGGCCTCACGGCGGACGAGGCCCTGAGGTGCGTCCATCGCTTCAGCCGTGACAACGCCCGCACCCCCCTGCAATGGACCGACGGCAGCCACGCGGGCTTCTCCACGGGCACGCCCTGGCTTCCCGTGCACGACGACTACGCCACGGACAACGTCGAGGCGCAGGATGCCCAGAAGGCCTCCGTGCTCTCCTGGTACCGACGGCTGGTCGCCCTCCGCGCCTCGCACGAGGAACTCGTGTCGGGCGACTACGTCGAGCTCATGCCCGCGAGCGAGCAGGTCCTCGCCTTCCAGAGGACGGCAGGGGCCAGAAAGGCCGTCGTGCTCGCGAACCTCTCGGACGAGGACGCGCCCTACGAGGCATCGCTCGTCGACGGCATGGGGCTCCTCGCATCCACCTACGGCGACTCGCTCGCAGGGACCCTCCGCCCTCTGGAGTCCGTCGTCTTCGAGGCGTAG
- a CDS encoding HD domain-containing protein: MELDTTLLDRAIIFAVKAHAGTERRGKGFPYIVHPMEAVEIVATMTTDQELLAAAALHDVVEDTDVTIGDVADEFGDRVAELVASESEVPVEGMSEEASWHGRKQAAIDRLAAATTDAKMVALGDKLSNMRAIARDHAKLGDELWQRFHTTDSAEHEWHYRGLAASLSELADTSAYREFVWLIDRTFTSGTDTFSLEHDGDVLHVTGAIGRDEASALVAELGAPMTVLDFARVTSVDFAALRVLLDCRQDGGSFRVSNASDEVYMRFETTGTSRFISVCRRPREFDMSTVKRQGEGWTAESYTSADGDSMVKLYQASMPQGIIETEKVQAQAVLSCGIPTPLSGDLIKVGDRHGVTFERITGKRSFSRLVADDPDHIEAYAAQFAEACRQLHSTPCDTRAFPSVTEYYRGVLGREAFWPDPVRTTLGAFLDGIDETGRCVHGDLHIGNVIRADGKCLFIDLADFGYGNPDIDLGSMYFTMCFTPEDIAHNLFHLDSETMQRFWKLFVPHYYGTDDPARIAEIEHGLYPYAALRLLYISRHVEGPEPPEATLRMMRTFLFG; this comes from the coding sequence ATGGAACTCGACACCACGCTTCTGGACAGGGCCATCATCTTCGCCGTCAAGGCGCATGCGGGCACGGAGCGCCGCGGGAAGGGCTTCCCCTACATCGTCCACCCCATGGAGGCCGTCGAGATCGTGGCCACGATGACGACCGACCAGGAGCTCCTCGCCGCAGCGGCGCTCCATGACGTGGTCGAGGACACCGACGTCACCATCGGTGACGTGGCCGACGAGTTCGGTGATCGGGTCGCGGAGCTGGTCGCGTCCGAGAGCGAGGTCCCCGTCGAGGGGATGAGCGAGGAGGCCTCCTGGCACGGACGCAAGCAGGCCGCCATCGACCGCTTGGCGGCAGCCACCACTGACGCCAAGATGGTCGCCTTGGGCGACAAGCTCTCGAACATGCGTGCCATCGCTCGCGACCACGCCAAGCTGGGCGACGAGCTCTGGCAGCGGTTCCATACCACCGATTCTGCCGAGCACGAGTGGCACTACCGCGGGCTGGCGGCCTCGCTCTCCGAGCTCGCCGACACGAGCGCCTACCGTGAGTTCGTCTGGCTCATCGACCGGACCTTCACCAGCGGCACGGATACGTTCTCCCTCGAGCATGACGGTGACGTGCTCCACGTCACGGGCGCGATCGGCAGGGACGAGGCAAGCGCGTTGGTGGCTGAGCTCGGTGCGCCCATGACCGTCCTGGACTTCGCTCGCGTCACCTCGGTCGACTTCGCTGCCCTGAGGGTTCTCCTCGACTGCCGACAGGATGGCGGCTCCTTCAGGGTCTCGAACGCATCGGACGAGGTGTACATGCGCTTCGAGACCACGGGCACCTCGAGGTTCATAAGCGTGTGCCGTCGTCCGCGCGAGTTCGACATGTCCACGGTCAAGCGCCAGGGCGAGGGATGGACCGCCGAGAGCTACACCAGCGCCGACGGGGACTCGATGGTGAAGCTCTATCAGGCATCCATGCCCCAGGGCATCATCGAGACCGAGAAGGTCCAGGCACAGGCCGTGCTGTCATGCGGCATCCCGACCCCCCTCTCGGGCGACCTCATCAAGGTGGGAGACCGCCACGGCGTCACGTTCGAACGCATCACCGGCAAGAGGTCCTTCTCGCGGCTCGTCGCCGACGACCCGGACCACATCGAGGCCTACGCGGCGCAGTTCGCCGAGGCGTGCAGGCAGCTCCACTCGACCCCGTGCGACACGCGCGCCTTCCCCTCGGTCACGGAGTACTACCGCGGGGTCCTCGGGCGCGAGGCCTTCTGGCCCGATCCCGTGCGCACGACCTTGGGCGCCTTCCTCGACGGCATCGACGAGACCGGCCGCTGCGTGCATGGCGACCTGCATATAGGCAACGTCATCAGGGCAGACGGCAAGTGCCTCTTCATCGACCTCGCCGACTTCGGCTATGGCAACCCCGACATCGACCTGGGCTCGATGTACTTCACGATGTGCTTCACGCCCGAGGACATCGCGCACAACCTGTTCCATCTCGACAGCGAGACCATGCAGCGGTTCTGGAAGCTGTTCGTCCCCCACTACTATGGCACCGACGACCCGGCGAGGATCGCAGAGATCGAACATGGCCTGTACCCATATGCAGCCCTCAGGCTGCTCTACATCTCCCGGCATGTGGAGGGGCCCGAGCCACCGGAGGCGACACTCCGGATGATGCGCACGTTCCTCTTTGGCTAG
- a CDS encoding FUSC family protein — protein MQHFCQPWQTTTPPRGAISLEDDRSIVGGLLPTLVLTASMMVSLTAGLLIGNRPLVVAFVFPVVYYVFYFITNANELPFPMYFFIAMCLVIGCNAGLPEGILGTVAGVEAGITLLVCAANVVPSCLKGLPLWPQDGLRHEVITKYRLLLQRDERMPLRILVHCLLLFVAGIIAYRLRDFRGQWVLLATGAVLIGDDLDTLTIRGLNFAIGVTIGCSIAWLFEHFAVSLGIRVWVYVPAMLVALTFMPKVGEKPWCYIIGSSMVALMAMTGNSLGQPYLTQDIIAERFLCGLLGVAFSLVSCRVVSIFAKEVYSEPEDGSHRIA, from the coding sequence ATGCAGCACTTCTGCCAGCCATGGCAGACGACGACTCCACCGAGAGGAGCTATTAGCTTGGAAGATGATCGTTCCATTGTCGGGGGCCTGCTCCCGACCCTCGTACTCACCGCATCCATGATGGTCTCGCTCACGGCGGGACTGCTGATCGGTAACCGACCGCTCGTCGTCGCCTTCGTTTTTCCGGTGGTCTACTACGTCTTCTACTTCATCACGAATGCGAACGAACTGCCCTTCCCCATGTACTTCTTCATCGCCATGTGTCTCGTCATCGGCTGCAATGCCGGTCTCCCGGAAGGCATCCTCGGGACGGTGGCCGGCGTCGAGGCAGGGATTACCCTCCTCGTCTGCGCGGCGAACGTCGTGCCGTCCTGTTTGAAGGGCCTTCCTCTCTGGCCGCAGGACGGTCTGCGGCATGAGGTCATCACCAAGTATCGCCTACTGCTCCAGCGGGACGAACGTATGCCCCTGCGCATCCTGGTCCATTGCCTTCTCCTGTTCGTGGCGGGCATCATCGCCTATCGGCTTCGGGACTTCCGGGGGCAGTGGGTCCTCCTTGCCACTGGTGCCGTGCTCATTGGTGATGACCTCGACACGCTTACGATTCGCGGGCTGAACTTCGCAATCGGTGTTACGATCGGCTGCTCGATTGCTTGGCTGTTCGAGCATTTCGCCGTGTCGCTGGGCATCAGGGTATGGGTGTACGTTCCGGCCATGCTCGTCGCGTTGACGTTCATGCCGAAGGTTGGCGAGAAGCCATGGTGCTACATAATCGGGAGCTCGATGGTCGCCCTGATGGCGATGACGGGAAACTCACTGGGACAACCCTATCTGACCCAGGACATCATTGCGGAGCGTTTCCTCTGCGGCCTGTTGGGTGTGGCATTCTCCCTGGTCTCCTGTCGGGTGGTATCAATCTTTGCCAAGGAGGTGTACTCCGAGCCTGAGGATGGGTCGCACCGAATCGCATGA
- a CDS encoding response regulator, with amino-acid sequence MTPPDESVLFRGIAEVSDVGIMVSDVATHEVVYINQAFKDLMHLGVSPRPGETCFSYLRGLDAPCKDCAGCSLECGESLESIRHYPKVGLYIRIRSTVLEVGGRRLLLEYDMDVTEDHAERLRQQDLLDLMPAGIGIYEIRGDVAHQVYMNEGFLRMVGETRAQHEGRVGDDPIRGVHPDDKEAVSRFIRGLSTRDEVATTVYRNLCGDGSYKWLSVSASVVRRIDDTTIVYCGYSDYDHTMATKQHLERANSQVKAQYELERNRRQFLEQDSLVTITYDVTRDIVTEYRNVHHPQDRSLDNKTGSECVALLRQGMPVESDRALLASRFDRITNLDLFDGGMPERSMDFRVRFDDGCLHWLSADSRMERDCDTDDVVAYVFVRDVDLERKRSLVADGVIDEETDFVMLLSVVSGKAVLLRLRDDYADRGQALGEGFDYDAALFGGDAPVLEGIVPEDVAKVRRFFSRDALVEGAQGGAVDKITYLRMGEDGEPHCKRTRAFYLDDTHEDIVLASRDITDIYEQDLKQQQVLQEALSKAEGVSRAKSEFLSNMSHDIRTPMNAIIGMTQLALDETKEPGTREDLQHIKESSEYLLHILNDILDMSRIESGRFTLNCTWAPPMEALIPCVSMVAPEMESKHIHFEYPQGTGVAGYEYYMDVPKTQRLLMNLLSNALKFTGEGGHVTIAVKNLSHDEEDTCDLLTVSDDGCGMSEGFLRQVFTPFAQERLEGTGAIPGTGLGLALARRTARAMGGDISVTSALGVGTTFSVTLPYRYRSRDAAAPAVQDVSQGRQAALAQGIPKEHEPVDLTGLKVLLCEDNHVNALVAQRLLERQGCDVRHEADGQAGLTAFSEAETGAYDVILMDIRMPVMDGLDATRAIRALDRPDAKTVPIIAMSANAYEEDVRASLEVGMDAHLSKPIDPQVLFDLIAEQVGRKA; translated from the coding sequence ATGACGCCGCCGGACGAGTCGGTCCTGTTCAGGGGTATTGCCGAGGTATCTGATGTCGGCATCATGGTCAGCGATGTCGCGACACATGAGGTCGTCTATATCAACCAGGCCTTCAAGGACCTGATGCACCTCGGTGTGTCTCCCCGTCCTGGCGAGACGTGCTTCTCGTACCTGCGTGGCCTCGATGCCCCCTGCAAGGACTGCGCGGGCTGCAGCCTGGAGTGCGGGGAGTCCCTGGAGTCCATACGCCATTATCCCAAGGTCGGCCTCTATATCAGGATCCGCAGCACCGTCCTCGAGGTCGGCGGACGGAGGCTCCTCCTCGAGTACGACATGGACGTCACGGAGGATCATGCCGAGCGCCTGCGCCAGCAGGACCTGCTCGACCTCATGCCGGCCGGCATCGGGATCTATGAGATACGGGGTGACGTCGCCCACCAGGTCTACATGAACGAGGGCTTCCTGCGCATGGTCGGCGAGACCCGTGCGCAACATGAGGGGCGGGTGGGGGACGACCCCATACGCGGGGTCCATCCCGATGACAAGGAGGCGGTCTCGAGGTTCATCAGGGGCCTCTCCACCAGGGACGAGGTCGCCACGACCGTATATCGGAACCTCTGCGGCGACGGCTCCTACAAGTGGCTGAGCGTCTCCGCGTCGGTGGTGAGGCGCATAGACGATACGACCATCGTCTACTGCGGGTATTCCGACTATGACCACACCATGGCGACGAAGCAGCACCTCGAGCGTGCGAACAGCCAGGTCAAGGCTCAGTATGAGCTCGAGCGCAACCGGCGGCAGTTCCTCGAGCAGGACAGCCTGGTCACCATCACCTATGACGTCACACGCGACATCGTGACGGAGTACCGGAACGTGCACCATCCGCAGGACCGGTCGCTGGACAACAAGACCGGATCGGAGTGCGTGGCCCTCCTGAGGCAGGGCATGCCCGTCGAGAGTGACCGTGCGCTGCTCGCGTCACGGTTCGACCGCATCACGAACCTCGACCTGTTCGACGGCGGGATGCCCGAGCGCAGCATGGACTTCCGCGTCCGGTTCGATGACGGGTGCCTCCACTGGCTGAGCGCGGACAGCAGGATGGAGCGTGACTGCGACACGGACGACGTCGTCGCCTACGTCTTCGTGCGTGACGTCGACCTCGAGAGGAAGCGCTCCCTCGTGGCAGATGGGGTCATAGACGAGGAGACCGACTTCGTCATGCTCCTGAGCGTGGTCTCGGGCAAGGCCGTGCTGCTCCGTCTGCGCGACGACTATGCGGACCGTGGCCAGGCGCTTGGCGAGGGGTTCGACTATGATGCCGCGCTCTTCGGTGGGGACGCCCCCGTGCTCGAGGGCATCGTGCCGGAGGACGTCGCCAAGGTGCGGAGGTTCTTCTCGCGCGACGCGTTGGTCGAGGGGGCGCAGGGAGGGGCGGTCGACAAGATCACCTACCTGCGCATGGGCGAGGACGGCGAGCCGCATTGCAAGCGGACGCGGGCCTTCTATCTCGATGACACCCATGAGGACATCGTCCTCGCCAGCCGGGACATCACCGACATCTACGAGCAGGACCTCAAGCAGCAGCAGGTCCTGCAGGAGGCCTTGAGCAAGGCGGAGGGCGTGAGCCGCGCCAAGAGCGAGTTCCTCTCGAACATGAGCCATGACATCCGCACCCCCATGAACGCCATCATCGGCATGACCCAGCTCGCCCTCGACGAGACCAAGGAGCCTGGGACGAGGGAGGACCTCCAGCACATCAAGGAATCGAGCGAGTACCTGCTCCACATCCTCAATGACATCCTCGACATGAGCCGCATCGAGAGCGGCCGTTTCACGCTCAACTGCACATGGGCCCCTCCCATGGAGGCCCTCATCCCCTGCGTGAGCATGGTCGCCCCCGAGATGGAGTCGAAGCATATCCACTTCGAGTACCCACAGGGTACGGGTGTCGCTGGTTACGAGTACTACATGGACGTCCCCAAGACGCAGCGGCTGCTCATGAACCTGCTGAGCAATGCCCTCAAGTTCACCGGCGAGGGAGGCCATGTGACGATCGCCGTCAAGAACCTGAGCCATGACGAGGAGGACACGTGCGACCTCCTCACGGTCTCGGATGACGGGTGCGGCATGAGCGAGGGGTTCCTGAGGCAGGTGTTCACCCCCTTCGCGCAGGAGCGCCTCGAGGGCACGGGCGCCATCCCGGGGACGGGGCTGGGGCTCGCGCTCGCGCGGAGGACGGCACGCGCCATGGGCGGTGACATCTCGGTGACGAGCGCGCTGGGCGTCGGCACGACCTTCTCGGTGACCCTGCCCTATCGCTACCGCTCGAGGGACGCGGCCGCGCCAGCCGTCCAGGACGTCTCGCAGGGGCGGCAGGCCGCTCTGGCGCAGGGGATTCCCAAGGAGCACGAGCCCGTGGACCTCACGGGGCTCAAGGTGCTCCTCTGCGAGGACAACCACGTCAACGCGCTCGTCGCGCAGCGTCTCCTCGAGAGGCAGGGCTGCGACGTCCGGCATGAGGCGGACGGGCAGGCAGGCCTCACGGCGTTCTCGGAGGCCGAGACGGGGGCGTACGACGTCATCCTGATGGACATCCGCATGCCGGTCATGGACGGCCTCGATGCCACGCGCGCCATCCGTGCCCTCGACCGCCCTGATGCCAAGACGGTCCCCATCATCGCGATGAGCGCCAACGCGTACGAGGAGGACGTGAGGGCGAGCCTCGAGGTCGGGATGGACGCCCACCTTTCCAAGCCCATAGACCCACAGGTGCTCTTCGACCTGATCGCCGAGCAGGTGGGCAGGAAGGCCTAG
- a CDS encoding SpoIIE family protein phosphatase: MTPLNLVDISLLLGLWLVAWNTDVLFRCRASNAKSLMLCMGFIAGFTCIGYFMELNAQSIDGASAGVTLEFVCGNLSLYLYYLFIADWCQAKVPTWLRVALALEVGIGCLMALPGRYQPLYFTPTGIATGELLPGVLLDYGPFEYINSAVQIFMFCSTIAMSVHAHHTHRLLGDTSILVLFTVSAATPLLLSLLQALGVFGSFDPSSLSSIITLGILTYCIVRRRAFDALPQAFETIVATMPEVVCVLDSEGRLLFSNAMANDLWGDLDVGSPLPASVRHCLDQKEFFLNDHYYQLTTIDLPGSDEHQGLIATASDITNLKHINNLLETEQEHMRKDLVLAASIQANALPSVFPPWPGRIDFDIFATMQAAREVGGDFYDFFLVDETHLGVVMADVSGKGMPASLVMMSAKSYIKDHMMAGRTPAKAFELANDRLCAENGAGMFVTAWALLVDLSNGHAQFANAGHNPPLMCHGGSKDWFFVESRPNFVLAGMAGVTYRTCEFDFQAGDDIFLYTDGVTEAMNGAGELFGEDRLQHALASSDEKDPTKLLPAVRQDIAGFVDGAEQSDDITMLGLRINLLGSYLRVPATFEACAVVADFIEGWLTQGHLPPRLIAQVMVVQDEVFSNIMRYAYTTSASGDAKRQGVIAAPGGEEALAPAPPEGVRGAGSLGRAAPGEATVELAVEGGQVVLRFIDAGVPFDPTGGSPHPHGVEEIGGRGIILVKGMMDGMAYHYTNGLNVLTLSKRVPSDS; the protein is encoded by the coding sequence ATGACACCGCTCAACCTCGTGGACATCTCCCTTCTGCTGGGCCTCTGGCTCGTTGCCTGGAACACGGACGTGCTGTTTCGCTGCCGCGCGTCGAATGCCAAGTCGCTCATGCTCTGCATGGGCTTCATCGCCGGATTCACCTGCATCGGCTACTTCATGGAGCTCAACGCCCAGTCGATCGACGGTGCCTCCGCTGGCGTCACCCTCGAGTTCGTCTGCGGCAACCTCTCCCTCTATCTCTACTACCTCTTCATCGCCGACTGGTGCCAGGCGAAGGTGCCCACGTGGCTTCGCGTCGCCCTTGCGCTCGAGGTGGGGATCGGCTGCCTGATGGCCCTTCCGGGAAGGTACCAGCCCCTGTACTTCACCCCGACGGGCATCGCCACCGGGGAGCTGCTGCCGGGCGTGCTTCTCGACTACGGTCCGTTCGAGTACATCAACAGTGCGGTGCAGATCTTCATGTTCTGCTCGACCATCGCCATGAGCGTCCATGCGCATCATACGCACCGCCTCCTGGGTGACACCTCCATCCTCGTCCTGTTCACCGTCTCGGCGGCCACGCCTCTCCTCCTGTCGCTCCTCCAGGCACTCGGCGTCTTCGGGAGCTTCGACCCCTCGTCCCTGAGCTCGATCATCACGCTCGGCATCCTCACGTACTGCATCGTGCGCAGGCGCGCCTTCGATGCCCTGCCGCAGGCCTTCGAGACCATCGTGGCCACCATGCCCGAGGTCGTCTGCGTCCTGGACTCCGAGGGCAGGCTGCTCTTCTCGAACGCGATGGCAAACGACCTGTGGGGCGACCTCGACGTCGGGAGTCCCCTGCCCGCCTCGGTGAGGCACTGCCTCGACCAGAAGGAGTTCTTCCTGAACGACCATTACTATCAGCTGACGACGATCGACCTGCCTGGGAGCGACGAGCATCAGGGCCTCATCGCGACGGCATCGGACATCACCAACCTCAAGCACATCAACAACCTGCTCGAGACCGAGCAGGAGCACATGCGGAAGGACCTGGTCCTCGCCGCGTCCATCCAGGCGAACGCCCTGCCGAGCGTGTTCCCGCCCTGGCCTGGTCGCATCGACTTCGACATCTTCGCCACGATGCAGGCGGCGCGCGAGGTCGGTGGTGACTTCTACGACTTCTTCCTGGTGGACGAGACGCATCTGGGCGTCGTGATGGCCGACGTGTCTGGCAAGGGCATGCCTGCCTCCCTGGTCATGATGTCCGCGAAGTCCTACATCAAGGACCACATGATGGCCGGCAGGACCCCGGCCAAGGCCTTCGAGCTCGCCAACGACCGTCTCTGTGCCGAGAACGGCGCAGGTATGTTCGTGACCGCCTGGGCGCTGCTCGTGGACCTCTCGAACGGCCATGCGCAGTTCGCCAACGCCGGGCATAACCCGCCGCTCATGTGCCACGGCGGGTCCAAGGACTGGTTCTTCGTCGAGTCACGTCCGAACTTCGTGCTGGCCGGCATGGCGGGCGTCACCTATCGGACCTGCGAGTTCGACTTCCAGGCGGGGGACGACATCTTCCTGTACACGGACGGCGTGACCGAGGCCATGAACGGGGCCGGCGAGCTCTTCGGCGAGGACCGCCTGCAACATGCCCTTGCCTCCTCCGACGAGAAGGACCCGACCAAGCTGCTGCCCGCGGTGCGCCAGGACATCGCAGGGTTCGTCGATGGGGCCGAGCAGTCCGATGACATCACCATGCTCGGTCTGCGCATCAACCTCCTCGGGAGCTATCTGCGCGTCCCGGCGACCTTCGAGGCCTGCGCCGTCGTGGCGGACTTCATCGAGGGTTGGCTCACCCAGGGGCATCTCCCCCCTCGCCTCATCGCGCAGGTCATGGTGGTCCAGGACGAGGTCTTCTCGAACATCATGAGGTACGCATATACGACATCTGCCTCGGGTGATGCTAAGCGGCAAGGCGTCATCGCCGCCCCTGGTGGGGAAGAGGCGCTGGCCCCCGCTCCCCCCGAGGGGGTGCGCGGTGCGGGCTCCCTCGGCCGCGCCGCCCCTGGCGAGGCGACGGTCGAGCTCGCCGTCGAGGGAGGTCAGGTGGTGCTCCGCTTCATCGACGCCGGCGTGCCCTTCGACCCCACGGGTGGTTCCCCCCATCCCCATGGCGTCGAGGAGATAGGCGGGCGCGGCATCATCCTCGTGAAGGGCATGATGGACGGGATGGCCTACCACTATACGAACGGCCTCAACGTCCTCACCCTGAGCAAGAGGGTCCCCTCGGATTCGTGA
- a CDS encoding TetR/AcrR family transcriptional regulator, giving the protein MQRKLSRTRRDIIVALLELLKTNSLAEITITQIAQEAKVARRTFYLNYQNKEGVMKDYIEVLFDEFSRSLQTAGSRDSRHDTIAFFRFWKEHREFLLLLQRNSLLNLLLDEYEQMLEETTLFSIENVMEKDVGAKQMRYVRVVLAASLMGMLLEWVESGFREEPEELAEVMENMMYHRKQE; this is encoded by the coding sequence ATGCAGAGGAAGCTGTCGAGGACGAGAAGGGACATCATCGTCGCCCTCCTTGAGCTGCTGAAAACGAATAGCCTCGCCGAGATCACAATCACTCAGATCGCACAGGAAGCGAAGGTCGCAAGAAGGACGTTCTATCTGAACTACCAGAACAAAGAAGGGGTGATGAAGGACTACATCGAGGTGTTGTTCGATGAGTTCAGCAGATCCTTGCAGACAGCGGGGAGCAGAGACTCCCGACATGACACGATTGCATTCTTTCGCTTCTGGAAGGAACACCGGGAATTCCTCCTCTTGCTACAGAGGAACAGCCTTCTGAATCTGCTGCTTGATGAATATGAGCAGATGTTGGAAGAAACGACCCTGTTCAGCATCGAGAACGTCATGGAGAAGGACGTCGGCGCGAAGCAGATGCGCTATGTGAGGGTCGTATTGGCAGCTTCGCTCATGGGGATGCTGCTGGAATGGGTCGAGTCAGGTTTTCGCGAAGAGCCGGAAGAGCTCGCGGAAGTCATGGAGAACATGATGTACCACCGCAAACAAGAGTAG
- a CDS encoding HXXEE domain-containing protein codes for MRQRLTKAWLSIWLYVMVLIAGVLIGLVVANWDVWDLQTKLVALSTAMLSFHVLEEWRFPGGFHYMYNVMADSKTPDRYPMNQLSDMWTNWIGTLVGIAMLVIGVGPMFALMQCLQGVGELFAHTTSGFWALKRYRAQGKRTIYDPGFATSWLGYFPLTVAYVVSFFVEAGLTLPDVIGAVALGAVLMAVALPLSERICKDKDTPYGYTWGDGYFEKFER; via the coding sequence ATGAGACAGAGGCTGACAAAGGCATGGCTTTCCATCTGGCTTTATGTGATGGTGCTCATAGCCGGGGTCCTTATCGGGCTCGTAGTGGCCAACTGGGACGTCTGGGATCTCCAGACCAAGCTCGTGGCCCTCTCCACGGCGATGCTCTCCTTCCATGTGCTGGAGGAGTGGCGTTTCCCGGGCGGGTTCCACTACATGTACAACGTCATGGCTGACTCCAAGACACCCGACCGCTATCCCATGAACCAGCTCTCGGACATGTGGACCAACTGGATAGGCACCCTCGTCGGTATCGCCATGCTTGTCATCGGCGTAGGGCCGATGTTCGCGCTCATGCAATGCCTCCAGGGGGTCGGCGAACTCTTCGCTCACACGACCTCGGGGTTCTGGGCGCTCAAGCGGTACCGCGCCCAAGGGAAGCGGACCATCTACGACCCGGGGTTCGCCACCTCATGGCTTGGGTACTTCCCGCTCACGGTGGCCTATGTGGTGTCCTTCTTTGTCGAGGCCGGTCTCACGCTTCCCGACGTGATCGGTGCGGTCGCACTCGGTGCGGTCCTCATGGCGGTGGCGCTTCCCCTCTCGGAGCGCATCTGCAAGGACAAGGACACGCCCTATGGCTATACCTGGGGTGATGGTTACTTCGAGAAGTTCGAGCGATAG
- a CDS encoding STAS domain-containing protein, which produces MDIIKHQDGTTLTIGLVGRLDTNTSPQLQEELDSSLDGIVDLVVDFAQIDYISSAGLRVLLAAQKRMASQGSLTIVNACDAVMEVFDMTGFSDILTIK; this is translated from the coding sequence ATGGACATCATCAAGCATCAGGATGGCACGACGCTCACCATCGGGCTCGTGGGTCGGCTCGATACCAACACCTCGCCCCAGCTCCAGGAGGAGCTCGACTCCTCGCTTGACGGCATCGTCGACCTCGTCGTCGACTTCGCCCAGATCGACTACATCTCCTCGGCGGGCCTCCGCGTCCTCCTTGCCGCGCAGAAGCGCATGGCATCCCAAGGGTCGCTCACCATCGTGAATGCCTGTGATGCGGTCATGGAGGTCTTCGACATGACGGGGTTCTCGGACATTCTCACGATCAAGTAG